The window CAACCGCGTCGTCGACCGCGAGGTCGAGCGCCTGCGCGTCTCCGCCGAGAACGTCCAGCGCAACATCATCTTGCTCCTCATCTTCAGCACCGCAGTCGCGCTCGCCATCGCTCTCGCATTGACCCGCTACATTGCGCGCCCCATCGCGGAGATCGACGGCGCCATCCGCCAGCTCGGGGGCGCGGACTTTTCCCAGCCGATTGCGGTGCGCGGCCCCGAGGACCTGCGCTACCTCGGCCGTCGCCTCGACTGGCTGCGCCGGCGGCTGGAGGAGTTCGAGACGCAGAAGAACCGCTTTCTGCGCCACGTGTCGCACGAGCTGAAGACGCCGCTCACGGCGCTGCGCGAGGGCGCCGAACTCCTGAACGACCAGGTCGCCGGCCCGCTCGCGCCGCCGCAGCGCCAGGTGGTGGGGATCATGCGCGACAACAGCGTGAAGCTTCAGCGCTTGATCGAGGAGCTGCTCGACTACCAGCGCGCGCTGCATGCCGCCGCCTCGCTCGAAGTGAAATCCATCGCGCTCGAGTCGCTGGTGGAGGAAGCGGTCAAACCGCACGAGCTCGCGGCGCGAGCGAAAAGCCTGCGGCTTGCGATCGAGGCCGAGCCCGCAACGGTCGAGGCCGATCCGGAGAAGCTGCGCTCGATCGTCGACAACCTGGTGTCCAACGCGGTGAAGTTCACGCCGCCCGGCGGGACCGTAACGGTATCGGCTCGCGCGGTCGCAGGAGAAGCCATCATTGAAGTTCTGGATACCGGGCCCGGGGTGCCGCAGGAGGAGCGCGAGTCGATCTTCAATCTGTTCTTTCGCGGCCGCAGGTCCGAGAGCGCCACGGCCTCCGGGGGGCGTGTGAAGGGCACCGGGCTTGGCCTCGCCATCGCGCGCGAGCTGGTCGAGGCGCATGGTGGGCGCATCGCTGTGCTCGGCGGAGAGGCAGGCGGACATTTTCGTGTAACGCTGCCGCGCCGTTCGGCGCGTGTGCTGGCCGACGCGGCGTAAAGATGGTTTCGCAACAATCTGTGCCTGCAAGAAAGAAGAGGAAAGCGTAATGGCGAACGAGACCCCGCCCGTTCTACTGGTGGACGATGACAAGGACCTGCTGCAGCTGATTGCGATGCGGCTGACGGCGTCGGGGTACGCGGTGACGGCGGTGGAGTCAGGGGAGGCGGCGTTGGCGTCGCTGGCGGTGGCGCGCCCGCAGGTGGTGGTGACGGACCTGCGCATGCACGGCATGGACGGGATGGCGCTGTTTGACGCGATTCACCGCGACAGTCCGTCGCTGCCGGTGGTGATACTGACGGCGCACGGCACGATACCGGAGGCGGTGACGGCGACTCGCCGTGGGGTGTTCTCGTTTCTGACCAAGCCCTTCGAGCCCAAGGTGCTGC is drawn from Terriglobales bacterium and contains these coding sequences:
- a CDS encoding HAMP domain-containing sensor histidine kinase, producing the protein LNVTVEREQGLYDLLTASPRRSLDSQAVGTRVDALIDSARDVLAINNRVVDREVERLRVSAENVQRNIILLLIFSTAVALAIALALTRYIARPIAEIDGAIRQLGGADFSQPIAVRGPEDLRYLGRRLDWLRRRLEEFETQKNRFLRHVSHELKTPLTALREGAELLNDQVAGPLAPPQRQVVGIMRDNSVKLQRLIEELLDYQRALHAAASLEVKSIALESLVEEAVKPHELAARAKSLRLAIEAEPATVEADPEKLRSIVDNLVSNAVKFTPPGGTVTVSARAVAGEAIIEVLDTGPGVPQEERESIFNLFFRGRRSESATASGGRVKGTGLGLAIARELVEAHGGRIAVLGGEAGGHFRVTLPRRSARVLADAA